The Lactuca sativa cultivar Salinas chromosome 2, Lsat_Salinas_v11, whole genome shotgun sequence genome includes a window with the following:
- the LOC111882662 gene encoding cleavage stimulating factor 64 — protein MAGNQATGDGLSVNIAGMSKNQLYDIMSQMKTLIEQNQDQARQILIQNPLLTKALFQAQIMLGMLQPPQEIPNIQPTGTHHPQPAPPPAPPLQNQPPQQNHTTISTPPPSSVSPSLPPLQPPQHGRAQIKPQAAPMAAHPSHYSTQPPPLPPASTPLQQPLHISNISHLPLQPPLQPPLPPQPRPPSMQTFPHQNYSHMGPTSSFQHPGGPQLHHSQQPMFHSGSRPPTSMGPPFSQSPNQQLSQGLYQGGGSHVGMDFNQMGVPSQQPERGSNWMPENAVGPTATSSFLPAHMTSATQLPRPPSLTADMEKALLQQVMSLTPDQVNQLPPDQRNQVLQLQQMLRQ, from the exons ATGGCCGGAAATCAGGCCACCGGTGATGGTCTATCGGTGAATATCGCCGGAATGTCAAAGAATCAACTCTACGATATCATGTCCCAGATGAAG ACATTGATCGAACAGAACCAAGATCAAGCGAGACAAATCTTGATTCAAAACCCTTTACTCACTAAAGCTCTCTTTCAG GCACAAATAATGCTAGGAATGCTGCAACCACCTCAAGAGATACCCAACATTCAACCTACCGGAACCCACCACCCTCAGCCAGCACCACCGCCAGCACCACCACTACAGAACCAACCACCACAACAAAACCACACCACCATCtcaacaccaccaccatcatctgtTTCCCCTTCATTGCCTCCATTACAACCACCACAACATGGCAGAGCTCAGATCAAACCTCAGGCGGCACCAATGGCAGCTCATCCATCTCATTATTCTACCCAACCACCACCATTACCTCCTGCATCTACTCCATTGCAGCAACCTTTACATATAAGTAACATCTCTCATCTGCCACTCCAACCGCCACTtcaaccaccactaccaccacaacCAAGACCACCTTCTATGCAAACTTTCCCTCATCAAAACTATTCTCACATGGGACCCACTTCAAGTTTCCAGCACCCGGGTGGACCCCAGCTCCACCATTCACAACAACCCATGTTTCAT TCAGGTTCAAGACCTCCTACTAGCATGGGCCCACCTTTTTCTCAAAGCCCGAATCAGCAGCTTTCTCAAGGGTTATATCAG GGAGGAGGTTCACATGTAGGAATGGATTTTAATCAAATGGGAGTCCCTTCACAACAACCAGAAAGGGGATCCAATTGGATGCCTGAAAATGCAGTGGGACCCACTGCCACGTCATCTTTTCTTCCTGCTCATATGACCTCAGCCACTCAGCTTCCACGACCTCCAtcg TTAACTGCAGATATGGAGAAGGCATTACTTCAGCAGGTAATGAGTCTGACACCTGATCAAGTTAATCAGCTACCACCTGATCAAAGAAACCAAGTGCTTCAGCTTCAGCAGATGTTGCGTCAGTAA